The following proteins come from a genomic window of bacterium:
- a CDS encoding MFS transporter, which produces MLQNETGLLAISIALVEFVHGALLFVLLPTILTERFGWPMGTTGAAVSSYFFAEVTLKLVAGWMVDRIGTRKMLLYGFWLYFAAFAALVTSRSTWEVFVALIVMGAAASPLWPAALTRLTKGAGSAVGGVLGRVFSTWFLGGGAGIGLATLISRATHPLSLGVFTIPLLAAALLGHRLPAETVEPHVTTRTNVRQLVPSVIRALAALAGSLIPQIIAAGVLIPIIVPYLEFVRGIDEREMFLLLVLGPGSALALMARAGHMGDRFGRQRTYSVGLGAVALLLLALPFCHQLWLLMLDFIGIGVAYAFVLPAWNSILLRLLPDDVRGAGLGIAMTIEGMGGVIGPLVGGYLWQWANPSSPFYLSGGLLLIAAGTSARWRTDLVEG; this is translated from the coding sequence ATGCTCCAGAACGAGACCGGCCTGCTCGCGATCTCAATAGCCTTAGTGGAGTTCGTCCATGGCGCACTCCTGTTCGTGCTCCTGCCCACGATCCTGACCGAACGGTTCGGCTGGCCGATGGGAACCACCGGCGCCGCGGTCTCCAGCTATTTCTTCGCCGAGGTCACCCTCAAGCTCGTCGCCGGATGGATGGTCGACCGGATCGGCACCCGCAAGATGCTGCTGTACGGCTTCTGGCTGTACTTCGCCGCGTTCGCCGCGCTCGTGACCTCGCGCAGCACGTGGGAGGTGTTCGTCGCGCTCATCGTGATGGGCGCGGCCGCGTCGCCGCTGTGGCCGGCCGCGTTGACGCGGCTGACCAAAGGCGCAGGCTCCGCCGTCGGCGGGGTCCTCGGACGCGTCTTCTCGACGTGGTTTCTCGGCGGCGGCGCTGGCATCGGGCTCGCGACGCTGATCAGCCGCGCCACCCATCCGCTGTCGTTGGGGGTGTTCACAATCCCGTTGCTCGCGGCGGCGCTGCTCGGTCACCGGCTGCCCGCGGAGACGGTGGAGCCTCACGTGACCACCCGGACGAACGTCAGGCAGCTCGTCCCCTCGGTGATCCGCGCGCTCGCCGCACTCGCCGGCAGCCTGATCCCTCAGATCATCGCCGCGGGGGTGCTGATCCCGATCATCGTCCCGTACCTCGAGTTTGTGCGCGGGATCGACGAGCGCGAGATGTTCCTGCTGCTGGTGCTCGGTCCGGGGAGCGCGCTCGCGCTGATGGCGCGCGCCGGCCACATGGGCGACCGCTTCGGCCGCCAGCGGACCTACAGCGTCGGGCTCGGCGCGGTCGCGCTGCTCCTGCTGGCGCTGCCGTTCTGCCACCAACTGTGGCTGTTGATGCTGGACTTCATCGGGATCGGAGTGGCCTACGCGTTCGTCCTCCCGGCCTGGAACAGCATCCTGCTCCGCCTCCTCCCCGACGACGTCCGCGGCGCGGGACTGGGCATCGCGATGACGATCGAGGGCATGGGCGGTGTGATCGGTCCGCTCGTCGGCGGCTACCTCTGGCAGTGGGCCAATCCCTCTTCGCCGTTCTATCTGAGCGGCGGGCTCCTGTTGATCGCCGCCGGCACGTCGGCGCGCTGGCGCACGGACCTCGTCGAAGGCTAG
- a CDS encoding polysaccharide deacetylase family protein, which translates to MSTLHDPAHVGLGVATVALAGAAAYTLGTQTLAGGLRVGVVTCGARSPMVSLTFDDGPDPEHTPRILDALASAAVQGAFFMVGRQVDAHPAAARAVAAAGHDIGNHTYGHRHLWTLGPGASIAEVDRGAAAIADALGAAPRYFRPPWGTFNWAAYVRAGQIGEVRVLWSVRSEGWLAAAPAAKMAAHVVGGAHPGAIVNLHDRGGHPSTPAATTAALPEMIAGLRRRGFELVPLRVLLAATA; encoded by the coding sequence GTGAGCACGCTGCATGACCCCGCGCACGTCGGCCTTGGTGTCGCGACCGTCGCCCTTGCCGGTGCGGCCGCCTACACGCTCGGGACGCAGACGCTGGCGGGCGGGTTGCGCGTCGGGGTGGTGACGTGCGGGGCCCGCTCCCCGATGGTCTCGCTCACCTTCGACGACGGCCCCGATCCGGAGCACACACCCCGCATCCTCGACGCCCTCGCCTCGGCCGCCGTCCAGGGCGCGTTCTTCATGGTCGGACGTCAGGTGGACGCCCATCCCGCCGCGGCGCGGGCAGTCGCGGCCGCCGGCCACGACATCGGGAACCACACCTACGGACACCGCCACCTGTGGACCCTCGGCCCCGGCGCCTCGATCGCCGAAGTGGACCGCGGTGCCGCCGCGATCGCGGACGCGCTCGGCGCCGCCCCCCGCTACTTCCGGCCCCCATGGGGGACCTTCAACTGGGCGGCGTACGTGCGGGCCGGGCAGATCGGGGAGGTGCGCGTGCTCTGGTCCGTGCGCTCCGAAGGCTGGCTCGCCGCCGCGCCGGCCGCCAAGATGGCGGCGCACGTCGTCGGCGGCGCGCACCCCGGCGCGATCGTCAACCTACACGACCGCGGCGGCCATCCGTCGACGCCCGCCGCGACCACCGCCGCCCTCCCGGAGATGATCGCGGGGCTTCGGCGCAGAGGGTTCGAGCTCGTCCCGCTGCGGGTGCTCCTCGCCGCGACCGCGTGA
- a CDS encoding LysE family translocator, whose protein sequence is MHELTTLLKGFAIGVSIAAPVGPIGVLCIRRSLAQGRIAGFVSGLGAATADAFYAAVAGFGLTVLSQFFAHYAQPLHLAGGLLLVYLGVRTARAKSAPDRGAEVPVNRLAAYASTLLLTITNPMTIFMFAAIFTAVAPANGPDALYATLLVAGTFCGSAAWWLTLSTTVGLLHRRIGAPAMRWINRVSGGVIGAFGLASLAALERA, encoded by the coding sequence GTGCACGAACTGACCACGCTGCTCAAAGGTTTCGCGATCGGGGTCTCGATCGCCGCGCCCGTCGGGCCGATCGGGGTGCTGTGCATCCGGCGCAGCCTGGCGCAGGGGCGCATCGCCGGGTTCGTCTCCGGGCTCGGCGCGGCGACGGCGGACGCGTTCTACGCGGCCGTCGCGGGGTTCGGCCTCACCGTGCTGTCCCAGTTCTTCGCGCACTATGCGCAGCCGCTCCACCTCGCCGGCGGGCTGCTGCTCGTCTACCTCGGCGTGCGTACCGCGCGCGCGAAGAGCGCTCCGGATCGCGGCGCGGAGGTCCCGGTCAACCGGCTCGCCGCGTATGCGTCGACGCTGCTCCTGACGATCACCAACCCGATGACGATCTTCATGTTCGCGGCGATCTTCACCGCCGTCGCCCCGGCGAACGGCCCCGACGCGCTCTACGCGACGCTGCTGGTCGCGGGCACGTTCTGTGGCTCCGCGGCGTGGTGGCTGACACTCAGCACGACGGTCGGGTTGCTCCACCGTCGCATCGGCGCGCCGGCGATGCGGTGGATCAACCGAGTCTCGGGCGGCGTCATCGGCGCGTTCGGACTCGCCTCACTCGCCGCACTGGAGCGCGCGTGA
- a CDS encoding MFS transporter: protein MINAVTLTRGRVHYAWVVMAVTFLVLLVAAGIRSTPGVLIVPLEREFGWNRATVSLAVSINLLLYGLLGPFAATLMDRFGARRVALGALVLLAVGMGLTTLMRAAWQLDLLWGVVVGVGSGSTASVLGAWISNRWFDRQRGLVMGMLTASAATGQLVFLPVLAHLVVTDGWRTAALVITVAAVCALPLVAFFMRNDPRDIGLRPFGAPADGPEPPRPPRRAPGAALAGLATGLRSKDFWLLAGTFYICGASTNGLIGTHFIPACMEFGIPEVTAAGLLASMGVFDLLGTTLSGWLSDRWNNRYLLCWYYGLRGLSLIFLPIAFGAQILFLPYVGTSSFGPTFVGLAVFAVFYGLDWVATVPPTVRLTADLFGKQNAALMFGWIFAAHQLGAATAAFGAGVLHTWFGGYQAAFTSSGLLCLLAAALVLRIGYPGTRREAPLRPAEVATPA, encoded by the coding sequence ATGATCAATGCGGTCACGCTCACGCGCGGGCGGGTTCACTACGCGTGGGTCGTCATGGCGGTCACGTTCTTGGTGCTGCTCGTCGCCGCGGGCATCCGCTCGACGCCCGGGGTGCTGATCGTCCCGCTGGAGCGCGAGTTCGGCTGGAATCGCGCCACGGTGTCGCTCGCGGTCTCGATTAACCTCCTGCTCTACGGCCTGCTCGGTCCGTTCGCCGCGACGCTGATGGATCGGTTCGGCGCGCGACGCGTGGCGCTCGGCGCGCTCGTCCTGCTCGCCGTCGGCATGGGACTTACGACGCTCATGCGCGCGGCCTGGCAGCTCGACCTCCTGTGGGGCGTCGTCGTGGGCGTGGGTTCCGGGTCCACGGCGTCGGTGCTCGGCGCCTGGATCTCTAACCGCTGGTTCGATCGGCAGCGCGGGCTCGTCATGGGCATGCTGACTGCGAGCGCCGCCACGGGACAACTCGTGTTCCTTCCGGTCCTGGCCCACCTCGTCGTGACGGACGGATGGCGGACGGCGGCCCTCGTGATCACGGTCGCGGCCGTGTGCGCCCTGCCGCTCGTGGCGTTCTTCATGCGCAACGATCCGCGGGACATCGGGCTGAGGCCGTTCGGCGCGCCGGCGGACGGGCCTGAGCCGCCGCGGCCGCCGCGGCGCGCCCCCGGCGCGGCGCTGGCCGGCCTCGCGACGGGGCTGCGTTCCAAAGACTTCTGGCTGCTCGCGGGCACGTTCTACATCTGCGGCGCGAGCACGAACGGGCTGATCGGCACGCACTTCATCCCCGCGTGCATGGAATTCGGCATCCCCGAGGTGACCGCCGCGGGCCTGCTGGCGTCGATGGGCGTGTTCGACCTGCTGGGGACGACCCTGTCGGGATGGCTGTCGGACCGGTGGAATAACCGCTACCTGCTGTGCTGGTACTACGGCCTCCGGGGCCTCTCGCTGATCTTCCTCCCGATCGCGTTCGGTGCGCAGATCCTCTTCCTGCCCTACGTCGGGACGTCGTCGTTCGGTCCGACGTTCGTCGGCCTCGCCGTCTTCGCGGTCTTCTACGGGCTGGACTGGGTCGCAACCGTGCCGCCGACCGTGCGCCTCACCGCGGACCTGTTCGGCAAGCAGAACGCGGCGCTGATGTTCGGGTGGATCTTCGCGGCGCACCAGCTCGGCGCGGCGACGGCGGCGTTCGGCGCGGGCGTGCTGCACACCTGGTTCGGCGGGTATCAGGCGGCGTTCACGAGCTCCGGCCTGCTCTGCCTGC